The following coding sequences are from one Polyodon spathula isolate WHYD16114869_AA chromosome 7, ASM1765450v1, whole genome shotgun sequence window:
- the LOC121318836 gene encoding 60S ribosomal protein L39, with amino-acid sequence MSSHKTFKIKRFLAKKQKQNRPIPQWIRMKTGNKIRYNSKRRHWRRTKLGL; translated from the exons ATG TCATCCCACAAGACCTTCAAGATCAAGCGCTTCCTAGCGAAAAAGCAGAAGCAGAACAGGCCAATTCCACAGTGGATTCGAATGAAAACTGGCAACAAGATCAG GTATAACTCCAAGAGGAGACACTGGAGAAGGACCAAGCTGGGCTTGTAG
- the LOC121317919 gene encoding ankyrin repeat domain-containing protein SOWAHC-like → MYDSASGSEPADAIGRSGVLDSLQERSALLKEGADPECGLLNMRDSCVPVKGTSGDFSLSQQPSPRFSTRPLPAPSRREKLQRQSKVKETDGGGSGATGRCISQKLPCEAADKYTLTPAMRKKYLKELFLNNGLHSGLGSILQSSKSCSVKGDPDNDPDLDSTNEENNNRAFLALDPVEHAWMLSVVDGNYDTIVEFLSEDPSLLTKRDFVTGFTVIHWLAKHGKHETLIHLMRFAESKDFPVNINLRASGGLTPLHVATMHGQDMMVKILVGAYNADVDARDYNGKKAWQYLKRNAPAELRELTGAMVEETGSIGYHNVNNNGTGGAHYCVSETTGDKLDISVKKSETTRFSSFQLRCLSFFSFRNTGPINYVGSAD, encoded by the coding sequence ATGTATGACAGCGCAAGTGGCTCCGAACCGGCAGATGCAATCGGTAGAAGCGGTGTTTTAGATTCTCTTCAGGAAAGGTCGGCATTGCTGAAGGAGGGGGCGGATCCAGAATGCGGTTTACTAAATATGAGAGACTCCTGCGTCCCAGTGAAAGGCACGTCTGGAGACTTCAGCCTAAGCCAGCAGCCTTCGCCCAGGTTCAGCACTAGACCGCTGCCTGCTCCCTCGCGTAGAGAGAAGTTACAGAGGCAGTCCAAAGTGAAGGAGACAGATGGAGGTGGCAGCGGTGCAACCGGCCGGTGCATCTCACAGAAACTACCGTGCGAAGCGGCAGACAAATACACCCTGACGCCAGCGATgaggaaaaaatatttaaaagagctCTTTTTGAACAACGGTTTGCACAGTGGGTTGGGGAGCATACTGCAGTCGTCTAAGAGCTGCAGCGTGAAAGGGGACCCTGACAACGATCCGGACCTCGATTCGACTAACGAGGAAAATAACAACCGCGCGTTTCTGGCCCTGGATCCCGTGGAGCACGCCTGGATGCTGTCTGTAGTCGATGGGAATTACGATACCATCGTCGAGTTTTTATCCGAGGACCCCAGTTTGCTGACTAAACGGGATTTTGTGACAGGATTTACAGTTATCCACTGGTTGGCCAAACACGGGAAGCACGAAACATTGATACACCTGATGAGGTTTGCAGAAAGCAAGGACTTCCCTGTGAATATTAACCTGAGAGCCAGCGGGGGTCTCACCCCGCTGCATGTCGCCACAATGCACGGGCAGGACATGATGGTTAAAATCCTTGTGGGGGCATACAACGCCGATGTTGATGCCAGGGATTACAATGGAAAGAAAGCCTGGCAGTATCTGAAAAGAAACGCGCCCGCCGAATTAAGAGAGCTCACTGGGGCAATGGTTGAAGAGACTGGGAGCATTGGGTACCACAATGTGAATAACAACGGGACAGGCGGAGCGCACTATTGCGTCTCTGAAACTACCGGAGACAAGCTAGATATTTCAGTCAAGAAAAGCGAGACCACCCGGTTCAGCTCTTTCCAGCTGCGCTGCCTATCTTTCTTTTCGTTCCGAAACACAGGCCCAATAAATTATGTGGGGTCCGCTGACTga